A region of Methanomicrobium sp. W14 DNA encodes the following proteins:
- a CDS encoding DUF126 domain-containing protein has product MSFTIQGRGISKGRAKGLLLKSTEPISFLSGVDPHTGIVLEKSSPLCGQSISGKVLLFPHGKGSTVGSYIIYALKRNNKAPCAIINMEAETIIAVGAIIADIPMVDRPRDDIYSVDDGAVVCVDGDSGCIEIE; this is encoded by the coding sequence ATGTCTTTTACAATTCAGGGCAGAGGCATCTCAAAGGGAAGAGCAAAAGGCCTGCTTTTAAAAAGCACCGAGCCAATATCCTTTTTATCCGGTGTTGATCCGCATACCGGTATTGTTTTGGAAAAAAGCAGTCCCCTGTGCGGGCAGTCGATATCGGGAAAGGTTCTTTTGTTTCCCCACGGCAAGGGTTCAACTGTTGGCTCATATATTATATATGCCCTTAAAAGGAACAATAAAGCGCCCTGCGCAATAATAAATATGGAAGCCGAGACGATTATTGCGGTTGGTGCGATAATTGCCGACATTCCGATGGTTGACAGGCCCAGAGACGATATATACAGTGTAGATGACGGCGCAGTAGTCTGCGTTGACGGAGACTCAGGCTGTATTGAAATTGAGTGA
- a CDS encoding proteasome-activating nucleotidase, with product MDETIYNNPEDSDLSKLRVQELCTQVEDLNMKVEFLNRENGRLEKEVAQLKKENNQLKRPPLFVAAVIDVLEGGEVYLRQQGNNQEYITHSAENLEGELKPGMKVAVNNALSIVRTVDNTFDSRVRVMELEESPSVTFANIGGLKEEIEEVREAVEYPLTRPEVFKKIGVEPPKGILLYGPPGTGKTLIAKAVANQAKATFIRMSGSELVHKFIGEGAQMVRELFALAREKSPSIVFIDEIDAIGSMRTQDGTSGSAEVQRTLMQLLAEMDGFDKRGNIRLMAATNRVDMLDPALLRPGRFDRILEVSLPDEKARLEIIKIHSAKLNMKGVVPEDLLKYTENTTGAEIQAICREAGMIAVRNNAEYVKMQNFIDAAVKVRRKTKSEDIMYI from the coding sequence ATGGATGAGACCATCTACAACAACCCTGAAGACAGTGACCTGTCAAAATTACGGGTTCAGGAACTATGCACTCAGGTTGAAGATCTGAATATGAAGGTCGAATTCCTCAACAGGGAGAACGGGCGCCTTGAAAAGGAGGTGGCCCAGCTCAAAAAAGAGAATAATCAGTTAAAGCGTCCACCCCTCTTTGTTGCGGCTGTGATCGACGTACTGGAAGGCGGAGAAGTATACCTGCGACAGCAGGGGAATAATCAGGAATATATAACACATTCCGCCGAAAATTTGGAAGGAGAGTTAAAGCCCGGAATGAAAGTTGCCGTAAACAACGCACTATCAATAGTAAGAACTGTTGACAACACTTTCGACTCAAGAGTCAGGGTAATGGAGCTTGAAGAATCACCTTCCGTCACCTTTGCAAACATCGGAGGGCTCAAGGAAGAGATAGAAGAGGTAAGAGAAGCCGTTGAATACCCGCTTACACGTCCCGAGGTATTCAAAAAAATCGGTGTAGAGCCTCCAAAGGGAATCCTTTTATACGGCCCTCCGGGAACAGGAAAAACACTTATTGCAAAGGCTGTTGCAAACCAGGCAAAGGCGACCTTCATCAGGATGTCAGGCAGTGAGCTTGTCCACAAGTTCATAGGCGAAGGTGCGCAGATGGTAAGAGAGCTGTTTGCCCTTGCACGCGAGAAGAGTCCCTCTATAGTTTTCATTGATGAAATCGATGCAATAGGAAGCATGCGCACCCAGGACGGGACATCAGGAAGTGCGGAGGTTCAGAGGACACTCATGCAGCTCCTTGCGGAAATGGACGGATTTGACAAACGCGGAAACATCAGGCTTATGGCCGCAACAAACCGTGTCGATATGTTAGACCCTGCACTTCTAAGACCAGGAAGGTTCGACAGAATACTTGAAGTGTCCCTCCCTGATGAAAAGGCAAGACTTGAGATAATAAAGATTCATTCGGCGAAACTGAATATGAAAGGAGTCGTTCCTGAAGACTTACTTAAATATACCGAAAATACAACCGGCGCAGAAATTCAGGCAATATGCAGGGAAGCCGGAATGATAGCCGTAAGGAACAATGCCGAATACGTAAAAATGCAGAACTTCATCGATGCAGCAGTAAAAGTTAGAAGAAAGACTAAATCCGAAGATATCATGTATATCTGA
- a CDS encoding DUF5804 family protein translates to MNLLFIQKEGVDLYSTLLSSETSRGILRFYRPVRTQFGVIIENATLGNALSLASEISWYIRRYTSDVLLELSPDLFCTLDFALDIYKREIKMKETWDFTKLIGIRDGFVSAVLYIQPHSSKEDYPGFEESFDTVFEVWCCKDEWTENFSENTTGTESG, encoded by the coding sequence ATGAATCTTCTTTTTATACAAAAAGAAGGAGTTGACCTATACTCAACCCTTTTGTCGTCCGAGACAAGCAGGGGAATACTCAGATTTTACCGCCCAGTAAGGACACAATTCGGAGTAATAATCGAAAATGCGACTCTGGGAAATGCACTCTCCCTTGCATCCGAGATAAGCTGGTATATCAGGCGCTACACTTCTGATGTTCTCCTCGAACTATCTCCCGACCTTTTTTGCACTCTTGATTTCGCTCTTGACATCTATAAAAGAGAGATAAAGATGAAGGAGACTTGGGACTTTACGAAACTCATCGGAATAAGAGATGGCTTTGTATCGGCTGTATTGTACATACAGCCGCATTCATCAAAAGAGGACTATCCCGGATTTGAAGAGTCTTTTGATACAGTATTCGAAGTTTGGTGCTGCAAAGATGAATGGACTGAAAACTTCAGTGAAAATACCACTGGCACTGAATCAGGATAA
- a CDS encoding proteasome-activating nucleotidase, whose protein sequence is MADIQTHNQDSRPEEDITKYLLDRISGLETRNLELREEIRQVESEKRFIESQKIRYEREIRKLKSEVEKLRSPPLIVGTITDVSGDNRFVVQSSAGPKFMVRASGFIEADELKPGARCTLNQQSLTIVDILPPSFDSQIYGMEIDDIPGETYGDIGGLEVQIIEIKEAVELPLTRPELFEKVGISPPRGVLLYGPPGTGKTLLARAVAHETNAKFMRVVGSELVQKYIGEGARLVRELFDLAKREAPSIIFIDEIDAIGARRSESITSGDREVQRTLMQLLADLDGFKDRGDVKIIGATNRIDILDPALLRPGRFDRIIEIPQPDSRGRLSILKIHTKSMNIDKNVDLRYVAGITEGMKGSDIKAICTEAGMFAIRSERETITRNDFIKAIEKVGIDHKSTPGEALDGAMFA, encoded by the coding sequence ATGGCAGACATCCAGACACATAACCAGGACTCCCGGCCTGAGGAGGATATAACAAAGTATCTTCTTGACAGAATTTCGGGTCTTGAAACCAGAAATCTGGAGCTTAGAGAGGAAATACGTCAGGTTGAATCTGAAAAACGATTTATCGAAAGCCAGAAAATCAGGTATGAGAGGGAGATTCGAAAACTGAAAAGCGAGGTGGAAAAACTCAGGAGTCCGCCTCTTATTGTTGGTACTATTACGGATGTCTCCGGCGATAACAGGTTTGTGGTGCAGTCCAGCGCAGGTCCCAAGTTTATGGTTCGTGCATCGGGGTTCATAGAGGCTGATGAGTTAAAGCCCGGTGCCAGGTGCACACTTAATCAGCAGTCACTGACTATTGTTGATATTCTGCCTCCGTCGTTTGACTCACAGATTTACGGAATGGAGATTGACGATATTCCCGGGGAGACTTACGGTGATATAGGAGGTCTGGAAGTGCAGATTATAGAGATTAAAGAGGCGGTTGAACTGCCACTTACACGGCCTGAGCTTTTTGAAAAGGTCGGGATATCTCCGCCGCGTGGTGTTCTGCTTTACGGGCCCCCGGGAACCGGGAAAACGCTTCTTGCACGGGCTGTTGCCCACGAGACAAATGCCAAGTTTATGAGAGTCGTCGGCTCCGAGCTTGTGCAGAAATATATCGGAGAAGGTGCCAGGCTTGTAAGGGAGCTTTTTGATCTTGCAAAAAGGGAGGCTCCTTCAATAATATTTATCGATGAAATCGATGCAATTGGTGCCCGGCGCTCAGAAAGCATCACTTCGGGTGACAGGGAAGTTCAAAGGACTCTTATGCAGCTTCTTGCAGACCTTGACGGCTTTAAAGACCGTGGGGATGTGAAGATAATAGGTGCGACGAACAGGATAGACATCCTTGACCCTGCACTTCTAAGACCAGGAAGGTTTGACAGGATTATAGAGATACCCCAGCCGGATTCCAGGGGCCGCCTTTCTATACTTAAGATTCATACGAAGTCCATGAATATAGACAAAAATGTCGATCTCAGGTATGTGGCCGGAATTACCGAGGGGATGAAAGGCTCTGATATAAAGGCAATATGTACTGAAGCCGGAATGTTTGCGATACGCTCGGAAAGGGAGACCATAACAAGAAACGACTTCATCAAGGCAATAGAAAAGGTAGGAATAGACCATAAAAGCACACCCGGAGAAGCACTTGACGGTGCGATGTTTGCGTAA
- a CDS encoding multiprotein bridging factor aMBF1: MSECEVCGEVIRGKPILVSIGGAKMSVCSKCAKLGTPLEQPGSEIRNQSSGKIRTVPSSGRISTASRKRAKDVFDFMNEEIVEDFSERIRKARIEKGLSQKDLALELKEKEGLIKKIEKGLTPEDSVRKKLEDTLEIKLLDTMDSSEATGKKGNITPTLGDVMKIKKVK, from the coding sequence ATGTCAGAATGCGAGGTTTGCGGGGAAGTCATCCGTGGAAAACCGATTCTTGTCTCTATTGGCGGAGCTAAGATGTCAGTATGTTCCAAGTGTGCAAAACTTGGGACCCCTTTGGAACAGCCCGGAAGCGAGATCAGAAATCAAAGCTCCGGCAAAATAAGAACTGTACCTTCATCCGGGCGTATCTCAACTGCATCCAGAAAAAGGGCAAAAGATGTATTCGACTTCATGAATGAAGAGATTGTAGAGGATTTCAGTGAAAGAATCAGAAAGGCCCGTATCGAAAAAGGCCTGTCACAAAAAGATCTGGCACTGGAGCTTAAAGAAAAGGAAGGGCTTATAAAAAAGATTGAAAAAGGGTTAACACCCGAGGATAGTGTCAGAAAAAAGCTTGAAGACACTCTGGAAATCAAACTTCTGGATACTATGGATTCTTCGGAAGCAACAGGCAAAAAAGGCAATATCACTCCAACCCTCGGCGACGTGATGAAGATTAAAAAAGTAAAATAG
- the tpiA gene encoding triose-phosphate isomerase, with protein sequence MQEKYPQVIINLKAYSEGFGSSAHYIARATETVSEETGVVIGIAPGYMDIHPISMHFKIPVYAQHIDPVPPGAYTGHIVAEAVKSAGACGTLINHSEKRLTLADISGAVDAAKKTALQTVVCTNNISTSAAAAVFSPDFIAIEPPELIGTGISVATADPEIIEDSVNAVKEINSKIKVLAGAGISTGECVKRALELGADGVLLASGVVKAKNPQDVLFDLVSKI encoded by the coding sequence ATGCAGGAAAAATATCCGCAGGTTATCATAAATCTCAAGGCATACAGTGAAGGATTCGGGAGCTCTGCACATTATATCGCAAGGGCCACCGAAACAGTTTCAGAAGAGACAGGAGTCGTTATAGGTATTGCACCAGGGTATATGGACATTCACCCCATATCCATGCACTTCAAAATTCCGGTGTATGCACAGCACATAGACCCTGTACCCCCTGGCGCGTATACAGGCCATATCGTCGCTGAAGCGGTAAAATCCGCGGGCGCATGCGGGACGCTGATTAACCACTCTGAAAAAAGGCTTACGCTTGCAGACATTTCTGGTGCAGTTGATGCAGCGAAAAAAACGGCCCTGCAGACGGTAGTCTGTACAAACAATATTTCTACAAGTGCTGCAGCAGCGGTTTTCTCGCCGGACTTTATAGCAATAGAACCTCCCGAACTCATCGGAACCGGAATTTCCGTTGCAACGGCAGACCCGGAAATAATTGAAGATTCAGTCAATGCCGTAAAAGAGATAAATTCCAAAATCAAGGTTCTTGCAGGTGCCGGTATAAGCACAGGGGAATGCGTAAAGCGTGCCCTTGAGCTTGGCGCTGACGGTGTTTTACTTGCATCAGGGGTTGTCAAGGCCAAAAATCCGCAGGACGTCCTTTTTGATCTTGTATCAAAAATTTAA
- a CDS encoding CBS domain-containing protein, whose protein sequence is MQIPDSSDIRDKRIELGLTQSDVAEKSGLSQSMIARIESGTVDPRLSTLKKIVDVLNKEEVSAVTAGDIMHSPVIGVQVNETLAQTVAIMEAHGISQIPVLEKDVAVGCISESAIINAMDEGRIQKIQSHVVSDFMEDGFPTIPLSSCMDTIIHLLHNHHAVLVADKGKVTGVITKYDLIGMMTK, encoded by the coding sequence ATGCAAATTCCGGATTCTTCAGATATCAGGGACAAGCGCATAGAGCTCGGACTTACGCAGTCAGACGTAGCGGAAAAATCAGGTCTGAGTCAGTCAATGATTGCAAGAATTGAGTCCGGGACAGTTGACCCGCGCCTGAGCACCCTGAAAAAAATCGTGGATGTTCTGAACAAGGAGGAAGTTTCTGCCGTGACTGCGGGAGATATAATGCACAGTCCTGTTATAGGTGTTCAGGTAAATGAAACTCTTGCGCAGACTGTTGCTATCATGGAGGCGCATGGTATATCCCAGATCCCTGTGCTTGAAAAGGATGTTGCCGTAGGGTGCATCTCTGAGTCGGCAATAATAAATGCCATGGACGAGGGGAGAATCCAGAAAATACAGTCACATGTCGTTTCGGATTTCATGGAGGACGGTTTTCCGACAATTCCTCTGTCGTCATGCATGGATACGATAATTCATCTCCTGCACAACCATCACGCCGTACTCGTTGCAGACAAGGGAAAAGTTACAGGAGTTATAACGAAGTATGATCTTATCGGAATGATGACAAAGTAA
- a CDS encoding TIGR00296 family protein, with amino-acid sequence MMLLDDDEGKAALCLARKTIERMIAGKEADCPPLSPIFSEKRGVFVTLNEFGDLRGCIGFPYPVMPLSEAISDSAISAATKDPRFMPVRAEELKNITIEVTVLTPPAPLLCPAERRAGNIEIGRHGLIIQGRGNSGLLLPQVATDYNWSPEEFLDNTCLKAGLYRDCWKDDNYELLTFEGQIFSEKRTT; translated from the coding sequence ATGATGCTCCTGGACGATGATGAAGGAAAGGCCGCCCTATGCCTTGCGAGAAAAACCATTGAACGCATGATAGCAGGAAAAGAGGCTGACTGCCCTCCACTATCTCCTATATTCAGCGAAAAACGCGGCGTATTCGTAACGCTTAATGAATTCGGTGATTTGAGAGGATGTATAGGATTTCCATATCCCGTGATGCCGCTTTCCGAGGCAATAAGCGACTCGGCGATATCGGCCGCGACCAAAGACCCGAGATTTATGCCGGTCAGGGCTGAAGAGCTAAAAAACATAACAATTGAAGTTACGGTTTTAACACCCCCTGCACCCCTTCTGTGCCCTGCAGAAAGAAGGGCTGGTAATATAGAAATCGGGCGTCACGGCCTTATTATTCAAGGGAGAGGCAATTCAGGTCTTCTTCTTCCCCAGGTCGCAACAGATTACAACTGGAGCCCGGAAGAATTTCTTGATAATACATGCCTTAAGGCAGGTCTTTACAGGGACTGCTGGAAAGACGATAACTATGAACTGCTCACATTCGAAGGGCAGATTTTTTCAGAAAAGAGGACTACATGA
- the tgtA gene encoding tRNA guanosine(15) transglycosylase TgtA: protein MSISFEVTRKDIMGRLGKLRVGEKTVKTPLLLPVINPNIQLIKPEEMEKLGVEALITNAYIFSKSDEFREKALKEGLHKVLGFNGVIMTDSGAFQHSVYGDIDFSNTDTVKFQRAIGSDIIVPMDIATSPDKTHEEAEEELSITMERIKEARGIIDDGHLCAPVQGGIYTDLRKSAGREVRELDFSFCPIGAVVPLMENYRYKELVQVVMAAKSELSPSSCIHLFGAGHPSMFALATAMGCDVFDSAAYALYAREDRYMTPHGSYKLNELNELPCACHVCRTHSAGELKKSPEKERLLAYHNLYVTLAEISRIRQSILDGTLWELVDERCRNHPRLLEGYRELLKYKDQLEKSDRITKRRFFYRGSESCMRTEVSRYHEMVKRLPAGKKVLISFEGKNRGGYDTVFLFKPPFGPYLPELKETFPIGQSETPEPDRDMIKSGCIGIANLIAENPDSSFFIACSDEEREIVSEELKEIKSGYSYV, encoded by the coding sequence ATGAGCATTAGTTTTGAAGTAACCAGAAAGGACATAATGGGAAGGCTTGGTAAACTCAGAGTCGGTGAAAAGACAGTTAAGACACCGCTTCTCCTTCCGGTAATAAACCCTAATATACAACTGATTAAACCTGAGGAAATGGAAAAACTTGGCGTTGAGGCACTTATTACAAACGCCTACATCTTCAGCAAAAGCGATGAATTCAGGGAGAAAGCCCTGAAAGAGGGGCTCCACAAAGTACTTGGCTTTAATGGTGTTATCATGACAGACTCCGGAGCATTTCAGCATTCCGTCTACGGTGACATCGATTTTTCAAATACTGACACGGTAAAGTTCCAGCGCGCAATAGGAAGCGACATTATTGTCCCGATGGACATTGCAACATCCCCCGACAAGACACACGAAGAGGCAGAGGAAGAGCTTTCCATTACAATGGAACGAATTAAAGAAGCACGCGGAATCATAGACGACGGCCACCTCTGCGCACCTGTACAGGGAGGAATCTATACAGACTTAAGGAAAAGTGCAGGAAGAGAAGTAAGAGAGCTTGATTTTTCGTTCTGTCCAATAGGTGCCGTTGTCCCGCTTATGGAGAACTACCGCTACAAGGAGCTTGTCCAGGTTGTAATGGCGGCAAAATCAGAGCTTTCACCGTCATCATGCATACACCTTTTCGGGGCTGGTCATCCTTCAATGTTTGCGCTTGCCACAGCTATGGGATGCGATGTCTTCGATTCCGCTGCATATGCCCTTTATGCAAGAGAAGACCGGTACATGACGCCGCATGGGAGCTACAAATTAAATGAATTAAATGAACTGCCCTGCGCATGCCACGTGTGCAGGACGCACAGCGCCGGGGAGCTTAAGAAATCGCCTGAAAAAGAGAGGCTTCTTGCATATCACAACCTGTACGTGACTCTTGCAGAGATATCAAGGATAAGACAATCAATCCTTGACGGGACACTCTGGGAGCTTGTTGACGAAAGGTGCAGAAACCACCCACGCCTTCTTGAAGGCTACCGTGAACTTCTGAAATACAAAGACCAGCTCGAAAAATCTGACAGGATAACAAAAAGGCGCTTCTTCTACAGAGGAAGCGAAAGCTGCATGAGAACCGAGGTCAGCAGGTATCATGAAATGGTAAAACGGCTTCCTGCCGGAAAAAAAGTGCTTATATCCTTTGAAGGCAAAAACCGCGGTGGTTATGACACTGTTTTCCTGTTCAAACCGCCTTTCGGCCCTTACCTTCCGGAACTTAAAGAGACTTTCCCGATAGGCCAGAGTGAGACTCCAGAACCCGACCGGGATATGATTAAATCAGGATGCATAGGAATTGCAAACCTTATTGCAGAAAACCCGGATTCGTCCTTTTTTATTGCATGCAGCGACGAAGAGAGAGAAATAGTCTCTGAAGAACTTAAAGAAATAAAATCAGGTTATTCCTATGTTTGA
- the arcS gene encoding archaeosine synthase subunit alpha → MFEALKRDGRARTGIFTPESGDIIETPSAVDTKKIFTDLSGHDYSNVPLLAPQKFAGRYIPEYQGITYIAPESGKNGSSGDCLIAANWHTILDNPKYYVEILKKLKERNPSDTAWYAPASALPSNVASLIYSGFDIFDYRAVDLKTAQNLFCTQDGEFPAEEWFDKGLCRCPGCLKKSLFEHNRNALDCEIQTVRSFLKDYHIRELFERRCRNSASQVAILRLLDQSYEFSESFTPVVRENRLYANSGESIKRPEVRRFIDRVTERFIPSRTDVAVLIPCSARKPYSASQSHMKFKSAIQNRAHEIIITSPLGIVPRELERIYPAGHYDVPVTGYWDGEEKKIITDSIARYFKKNNYEKVFVHLDGDALEIALAALDIAGMDYECCASEKLTSADSLKKLENALQNYRKSAPDMVRGTLSWQFGTDVDTSKLHVKGKFMKEKVFLGKQQAFSADGRTGLLRPTFDGWNIIGDKYRVNIESFVPQGDILAPGVVDCDPDIRSGDEVFVSGEKAVATGRAVMGAKEMCSSSRGVAVRVRKVKKL, encoded by the coding sequence ATGTTTGAAGCACTTAAAAGAGACGGCCGCGCCCGTACAGGAATTTTCACGCCGGAGTCAGGGGACATTATAGAAACACCTTCTGCTGTTGACACTAAAAAAATATTCACTGACCTTTCCGGGCACGATTACTCAAATGTTCCGTTGCTTGCTCCACAGAAGTTTGCCGGCAGGTACATTCCCGAATATCAGGGGATTACATACATAGCCCCCGAATCGGGGAAAAATGGAAGCTCCGGGGACTGTCTTATAGCCGCAAACTGGCATACGATTCTTGACAACCCGAAGTATTACGTGGAAATCCTGAAAAAGCTGAAAGAAAGAAATCCTTCCGATACAGCATGGTATGCACCCGCATCGGCCCTTCCGTCAAACGTTGCATCACTCATATACTCTGGTTTTGATATCTTCGACTACAGGGCCGTCGACCTGAAAACCGCACAGAACCTTTTCTGCACGCAGGACGGGGAATTTCCGGCTGAAGAATGGTTTGACAAAGGTCTTTGCAGGTGTCCTGGGTGCCTGAAGAAAAGCCTTTTTGAGCACAACAGAAACGCACTGGACTGCGAAATTCAGACAGTCAGAAGTTTTCTGAAAGACTACCACATAAGAGAACTTTTCGAGCGCAGGTGCAGGAATTCTGCGTCCCAGGTTGCAATACTGCGTCTTCTCGACCAGTCATACGAATTTTCGGAAAGTTTCACACCAGTAGTAAGGGAAAACAGGCTGTACGCAAACTCCGGTGAATCCATAAAAAGGCCTGAGGTTAGGAGATTTATAGACAGGGTGACTGAAAGGTTTATTCCTTCAAGGACCGATGTCGCGGTCCTGATTCCCTGCTCTGCGAGAAAACCGTATTCGGCATCGCAAAGCCACATGAAGTTCAAGTCCGCCATTCAGAACAGGGCACATGAGATTATAATTACGTCCCCGCTGGGAATCGTCCCAAGAGAACTTGAACGCATTTACCCTGCCGGACATTACGATGTCCCGGTAACCGGTTACTGGGACGGAGAGGAGAAAAAAATAATCACCGATTCCATTGCACGGTATTTCAAAAAGAACAATTACGAAAAGGTATTCGTTCACCTTGACGGGGACGCTCTGGAAATAGCTCTTGCGGCGCTTGACATTGCAGGTATGGATTACGAGTGCTGTGCATCGGAAAAACTCACGTCAGCTGATTCTCTTAAAAAACTTGAAAATGCCCTCCAAAATTACAGGAAATCGGCTCCTGACATGGTCAGGGGAACACTCTCCTGGCAGTTTGGGACTGACGTTGACACCTCAAAACTTCATGTCAAAGGCAAATTCATGAAAGAAAAAGTCTTTTTGGGAAAACAGCAGGCATTCTCGGCCGACGGCAGGACAGGACTTTTAAGGCCAACATTTGACGGCTGGAATATCATAGGAGACAAGTACAGGGTAAATATAGAAAGTTTCGTTCCCCAGGGTGATATCCTTGCACCTGGCGTTGTCGACTGCGACCCAGACATACGTTCCGGTGACGAAGTCTTTGTATCCGGAGAGAAAGCCGTTGCAACCGGAAGAGCCGTTATGGGTGCAAAGGAGATGTGCTCATCATCAAGGGGAGTAGCAGTCCGTGTGCGTAAAGTAAAGAAGTTGTAA
- a CDS encoding sulfide/dihydroorotate dehydrogenase-like FAD/NAD-binding protein, whose protein sequence is MAYEVKKASKIAENIFEFWINAPHVSKNAKAGQFTVIRIDDKGERIPLTISGVKGDHIRVVFMAVGKTTTHLSTLKEGDFVEDVAGPLGHPSEIKKWGRCVLIGGGVGIACLPILAKALKSTGNYVTGIIGARNEKLLLLEKELEGECDELVICTDDGSRGHHGFPADILKKKLEDEKIDCVWIIGPAIMMKITSMATIPTKTKTFVSLNPIMVDGTGMCGSCRVTVGGETKFACVDGPEFDAHLVDWNELMNRQRIYPEQEKKALENFSEHVCRCGEN, encoded by the coding sequence TTGGCATATGAAGTGAAAAAGGCATCGAAGATTGCCGAAAATATATTTGAATTCTGGATAAACGCCCCGCATGTTTCAAAAAACGCCAAAGCAGGACAGTTTACCGTAATAAGAATAGATGACAAGGGAGAAAGAATTCCTCTCACAATATCCGGCGTAAAAGGCGACCATATCAGGGTCGTCTTTATGGCAGTCGGGAAAACGACAACACATCTTTCGACACTAAAAGAGGGAGACTTCGTAGAGGATGTTGCAGGACCACTGGGTCACCCGAGCGAAATTAAAAAGTGGGGAAGATGTGTCCTCATAGGCGGAGGTGTCGGCATCGCATGTCTTCCTATACTTGCAAAAGCCCTTAAAAGCACAGGTAATTACGTAACCGGAATAATCGGTGCAAGAAATGAAAAGCTGCTGCTTTTGGAAAAAGAGCTTGAAGGAGAATGTGATGAACTTGTAATCTGCACGGATGACGGAAGCCGCGGCCATCACGGTTTTCCTGCAGACATTCTCAAAAAGAAACTTGAAGATGAAAAAATCGACTGCGTCTGGATTATTGGTCCTGCTATAATGATGAAAATTACATCAATGGCGACAATTCCGACCAAAACAAAGACATTTGTAAGTTTAAACCCGATTATGGTGGACGGCACGGGGATGTGCGGCTCGTGCAGGGTCACAGTCGGAGGAGAAACAAAATTCGCATGCGTCGACGGACCGGAATTCGACGCACACCTTGTCGACTGGAACGAGCTTATGAACAGGCAGAGAATCTACCCTGAGCAGGAAAAGAAAGCTCTTGAGAACTTCAGCGAACATGTCTGCAGATGCGGGGAGAACTAA